A single genomic interval of Shewanella psychropiezotolerans harbors:
- a CDS encoding efflux RND transporter periplasmic adaptor subunit — translation MNKQNQAVAPFHLSALARAMSFAFLMTLTAAAAIPSTAFAGEGHDHGAETTETAEIPAKSDGHGAETQVGKESGEEHALKLTAEQQALAGVEVTQLSEEIFSLEAVATATLVVDRDRTMTLAPQLDVRVLDRHVVPGQEVSKGDPLLTLGGVAVAQAQADYINAAAEWSRVKRMGKSTVSASRRLQAQVDAELKRAILDAMKMTSAQIAKLESNPGTIGSYQLLAPINGRVQQDLAMLGQVITSGTALMQLTDESHLWVEAQVTPAQSENISVGSEALVRVGDRSFKAKIIGRSHELNSVTRTEQILLSLENPGHVIHAGQFAELYLPNALQGGVILPDAALTRGGDGDWQVFIQDEDGFEAVEVEVVERQRGMNLVRGLTPGSNVVVSGAFFLASELAKSGFDIHNH, via the coding sequence ATGAATAAGCAAAATCAAGCTGTAGCACCATTTCATCTGAGTGCTCTTGCCAGAGCCATGAGCTTTGCATTTTTAATGACCTTGACTGCGGCTGCCGCGATCCCCTCAACGGCATTTGCCGGAGAAGGTCATGATCACGGCGCAGAAACGACTGAAACAGCTGAGATACCAGCTAAAAGTGATGGTCATGGTGCAGAAACCCAAGTTGGTAAGGAGAGTGGCGAGGAGCATGCCCTTAAGCTAACGGCTGAACAGCAAGCCCTTGCAGGTGTAGAGGTGACGCAACTATCCGAGGAGATATTTAGCTTAGAGGCGGTTGCCACGGCGACTCTGGTTGTAGACAGAGACAGAACCATGACCTTGGCGCCTCAACTCGATGTACGAGTATTAGATCGTCATGTGGTTCCGGGTCAGGAAGTGAGTAAGGGCGATCCCTTATTAACGCTTGGTGGTGTGGCAGTTGCTCAGGCTCAGGCCGATTATATTAATGCCGCGGCCGAGTGGAGCCGGGTTAAGCGGATGGGCAAGAGTACCGTCAGTGCCAGTCGCCGACTGCAGGCTCAGGTAGATGCTGAGCTTAAGCGTGCAATCTTAGATGCGATGAAGATGACATCGGCGCAGATCGCCAAATTAGAATCAAATCCAGGCACTATCGGTAGCTATCAGTTATTAGCCCCGATCAATGGCCGTGTGCAGCAAGATCTCGCCATGTTAGGCCAAGTGATCACTTCTGGTACCGCACTGATGCAGCTCACCGACGAATCACATCTCTGGGTCGAGGCTCAGGTTACTCCGGCTCAGTCTGAAAACATCAGTGTCGGCAGTGAAGCCTTAGTACGTGTTGGTGACAGAAGCTTCAAAGCCAAGATCATCGGCCGCTCCCATGAACTCAATAGTGTGACTCGAACCGAGCAGATCTTGTTGAGTTTGGAAAATCCAGGCCATGTGATCCATGCCGGCCAGTTTGCCGAGCTTTACTTACCTAATGCGCTACAAGGTGGAGTTATATTGCCCGACGCGGCCCTGACTCGCGGCGGAGATGGCGATTGGCAGGTATTTATTCAGGATGAAGATGGCTTCGAAGCGGTAGAGGTCGAAGTGGTTGAGCGTCAGCGCGGCATGAACTTAGTTCGTGGCTTGACGCCAGGCAGTAATGTGGTGGTATCCGGAGCCTTTTTCCTGGCCTCTGAGCTGGCTAAGTCCGGCTTCGATATCCACAACCACTAA